One genomic region from Gammaproteobacteria bacterium encodes:
- a CDS encoding FAD-dependent oxidoreductase, with protein MSTPAAARGTARRDATWEALERPWDLLIVGGGITGAAILREGARHGLRSLLLEQSDFAWGASSRSSKLVHGGLRYLKERKIGITRAAVRERNLLLREGPGLVDPLGFLLATFGGEHPGRLLYRLGLSLYDLLSLQWRHTFHDADDFRLLAPYIRTDGLRGGFHYLDARTDDARLVLRVLKEAIWTGATALNYAQVVDLWQSNGTVVGVRVRDTVTGRTTRVPARAVVNATGAWADRLRSKVGGSPIIRPLRGSHLILPAWRLPVPQAVTVLHPRDHRPVFFFPWEGVTLVGTTDLDQRASLDDEPTITPDETTYLLEGVRASFPTLDIRRSDVTAVFSGVRPVVASGKTKPSQETRDSIILDECGLLTVTGGKLTTFRLIAQDTVVALRDRLPELGPVDRHGRALEPPDEVTCRDLDDSQSRRLAAWYSPDVAGLIRAARPGELSPIPGTAQLWAELRWAARTEAVVHLEDLLLRRVRLGLLLPDGGAELLPRIRTIVQAEMGWSDARWESEAAEYLECRQRAYALPRSSQSAARVS; from the coding sequence ATGAGCACACCTGCCGCAGCGCGAGGGACTGCTCGCCGGGATGCCACCTGGGAGGCGCTGGAACGGCCATGGGACCTTCTCATCGTCGGCGGAGGCATCACTGGCGCCGCCATCCTGCGTGAAGGCGCTCGCCATGGCCTTCGCTCCCTGCTGCTGGAACAGAGCGACTTCGCCTGGGGGGCATCCAGCCGTTCATCGAAGCTCGTGCACGGTGGCCTTCGGTATCTCAAAGAGAGGAAGATCGGCATCACCCGGGCTGCGGTACGGGAACGCAATCTGCTCCTGCGGGAAGGTCCCGGACTCGTCGACCCACTCGGCTTCCTCCTGGCGACCTTCGGTGGCGAGCACCCGGGCCGGCTGCTGTACCGGCTGGGGCTGTCCTTGTACGACCTCCTCTCCCTCCAATGGCGTCACACGTTTCACGACGCCGATGACTTTCGTCTGCTGGCGCCGTACATCAGAACCGACGGCCTTCGTGGTGGCTTCCACTATCTCGACGCCCGTACCGATGATGCCCGTCTCGTGCTGCGGGTGCTGAAGGAAGCCATCTGGACGGGAGCGACTGCACTCAACTACGCCCAGGTTGTCGATCTCTGGCAGAGCAACGGGACGGTCGTCGGCGTGCGGGTGCGGGACACGGTGACAGGCCGGACCACCCGGGTACCTGCTCGAGCGGTGGTAAACGCGACCGGCGCCTGGGCCGACCGGTTACGGAGCAAGGTAGGCGGCAGCCCCATCATCCGTCCTCTTCGTGGCAGCCACCTGATCCTCCCGGCTTGGAGACTCCCTGTTCCGCAGGCGGTGACCGTCCTCCACCCTCGTGACCACCGGCCCGTGTTCTTCTTTCCCTGGGAGGGGGTCACCCTCGTCGGTACGACGGATCTGGATCAGCGTGCGTCCCTCGACGACGAGCCGACCATCACCCCCGACGAGACGACCTACCTGCTGGAGGGTGTGCGCGCGTCCTTCCCCACCCTGGACATCCGCCGGAGCGACGTGACAGCTGTGTTCTCCGGCGTGCGCCCTGTTGTCGCAAGCGGCAAGACAAAGCCATCCCAGGAGACCAGGGACTCCATCATTCTCGACGAGTGCGGCCTCCTCACCGTCACCGGCGGCAAGCTGACCACGTTCAGACTGATCGCCCAGGACACCGTCGTCGCACTGCGGGATCGTCTCCCGGAGCTAGGACCGGTCGATCGCCATGGCCGAGCGCTCGAACCACCCGATGAGGTCACGTGCAGAGACCTGGATGACAGCCAGAGCCGCCGACTGGCCGCCTGGTACTCCCCTGACGTGGCCGGCTTGATCCGGGCCGCACGCCCAGGAGAGCTTTCCCCCATCCCCGGTACGGCGCAGCTGTGGGCCGAGCTGCGTTGGGCAGCGCGTACCGAAGCGGTCGTGCATCTCGAGGATCTTCTCCTTCGACGCGTCCGCCTGGGTCTCTTGCTTCCTGACGGCGGCGCCGAACTCCTCCCGCGGATCAGAACGATCGTCCAAGCGGAGATGGGATGGAGCGACGCCCGCTGGGAGAGCGAAGCAGCCGAATACCTGGAGTGCCGGCAGCGCGCCTACGCGCTGCCCCGCTCGTCACAATCCGCTGCCCGCGTCTCATGA